Within Bacteroidales bacterium, the genomic segment GATTCGCCCCGCTATCACATCATGAATGTCGTTTCCGGCCAAAAGAGCCAACCGTTCACCTCCAGGGCTCCATCGAATGTCAGCCAGTTTACCCTCATGTTGAATGTCATCGGTAATTATTTCCCGGGTTTCGGCACTTACCACCTTCACATCCTGCTTCATATAATAATCATCAACCAGAGGCGTGGGCGCTATTCCTATAGCCAGCCTTTCATTGTCAGGAGACCAGCGAAGGGTATAAATAGAGCCTTCCGCTTTAAGTGGTTTAGCTGAAGGACTGCTCTCACTCAGATCAATTAAATACCCTTTCCTGTTCCTCAAACCCTCTTCATAAATATCAGGCTGAAAAGGTAGTTTGCTCTGTTTTTCATCTTCCGGTGCAGTCGCGGTAAAAGCCAGTCGGTCTCCGTCTGAAGCCCACTCATAATCACTAACGGAGGTTTCGAATTGATAAAGTTTCATGGGAGCTCCGCCGTGAAGCGGCATCTCATAGATAGCGTTCACCTCTTCCCCTTCGGGCCTGGCAATAAAAGTTACGGTTTCCCTTTCAGGACGGAATGCAACATCACTGACGCTGCCAAGAGTATAATAGGCTTTACTTTCCTGATTATTCGTATTGTACACGTACAGATGAATTTCTGCCGGATTGTTTTCCTTTACAGGATCAGCCGGGTCCGTAACCGTATAGGCAATGTAGCTGCCGTCTTCTGAGAGTTCAACGCTTGTTACCCTTTTGAGTCTGGTGATGTCCTCAATGCTTAAACCATTGTCACCGGCAAGTGCAGGAGAACAAAATCCTATACCAACGGCAAGCATTAGGACTGATAAAAATCTGTTTGATAAGAACTTCATAGGCAAATCTTATTCTTTAATTAAAACAAAAGCTGTTTAAATCCTGAAAAACTTTTCTCCTTCACAAAATTATAAAAAAATTTTCGGACCTTTACAACTTGTATTCTATTCGTTCGTATTATTTTTTTTAAAGATGAAAAAATAGAAAAAATGAAAAAAATCACAACCTTCTTAAACATTCTGCTCGCAGGATTATTTTTGATTGGCTTCATCCATAATGAAAGCCGGGCCCAGTCCTCCGACGGCCCCAGTTTTGAGTTTAAGGCAGAAAACAATCGCATTCAGCTTGACACCATGTATTTAAATACCATGAACGATGAGGTAAAGCTGGAAATCAAATTTGAAAACAAGGGGGATAAACCGCTTATTATTAATAAAGTCAATGGATGCTGCGGTACACGTATTACAGAATGGACTGAAAAACCGGTGCTTCCCGGAAAAGAAGGTATCATTGAAGTTCAGTTCCGGGTGCCCCCCCGTCCACATCAAATTAACCGTACTGTCAAAGCAGTTTCAAATGACCCTGAAGGGGCAAAAACCTTATACATTAAAGGTCTCGTTAAAGAACAAGACGACGGATCACTCAATCTTGGAAACAACAATTAAAATGGATTTGAACCTGCTCATATAACCACAACATCAAGGATGTTCTGCTCATTACCATGGACTCGCTCGGCGAGAAAGGAACGAAAGTAGCCAATCTTCTTAACATACAGCAATTTCCCCAGGAAGCCAACCTGGATGGCGGTATTGTCCGCTGGAAAACCGAAAATTTACCCATAGAGGTCATTTTACCAAATGCTTGTGGAGGTTGTTGTGGCTGTTCTTAACTTAACCCGAATGATTCAAGATTTATTCCTGTCTACGACAGTAGTACAAAAATAAATAAGAAGCATAACTCACCATAAACCAACCTGTCGCCTTCCTGTGGAGGCAGGACTGGCAGGAGCTCCAACCTCACCCACCTCTGGGAAGGAACCCTAAATCCCACAAAACCATTATAATTGCTGCAAGAAGGGAAAAGTAGCGCCAGAAATCACTTTCAGCTTTTTGGGATCAATTTTCACCGTTAACTGCGTTTCCACAACAAGACATTCAAAAGAGCAAGTGGGACATTAATCAATTCATAAAAAAAATCTATGAAACATAGTGACTTTTTAGAAATCTTTCGTCTAAAACAACAAGTTTAATAATATTTGATATATGAGCAAAGAATTATACCTGGCAGCGGTTGGCTTAACATTAGTTTTTATGCTTTTCGGTTTTAATTTATCTGAGAGTAATGTTCCGACTATGGAAAAGGGTCACCGGGTAGAGGAAAATAAAGAAGAAGAGGTAAAACAAGGGTTTAAATTCAACTCAATCTCCGGAGCGAGCAATGAAAATGATACAGGGCTAACCCGGGCAAACCTGGCCAAATTAAACGCATACACAGAATATCTGTACAGAAAAAGTGGGTTCAACGGAAGTATCCTTATAGGACGGCACGGATATATGGTCTATAAAAAGCATGTTGGGTACAGCAATCTAACCTATAAAACCAAACCGATCAATGATACAAGCAAATTTCAATTGGCTTCTCTTTCCAAACAATTTATAGCTGCCTCAATTATGTTGTTATATCAGCAGAGAAAACTGAATTATGAGGATCCGGTAACCGATTATATTGACAATTTTCCCTATAAAAAAGTGACCATACGTCACTTACTTCACCACACATCAGGTGTTCCTAATTATATGTGGCTGGCCGAGCGTAAATGGAAAAAAGAAACCCCGCCGGATAATGAGGAAATGATAAAAATGATGTGCCAATACAATTTAATACCTCATTTTGAACCAGGCACGCGTTATAATTATAGCAATACAGGTTACATGATCCTTGCAGGTATTGTTGAAAATATAAGCCATCAGTCCATCAGAAATTTTCTGGATGAAAATTTCTTTTCAAAGATCGGTATGAACAACACTTATGTACATAGTTTTTCAGATAATCCCATTCATAAATTCAGAAAAAATTCAGAATATCCCGGTGAACTAATTGGGTTCCGTTGGTCGTACAGAAGATATATACCGATTCCCCCTACGGTTAATGACGGAGTTATAGGAGATAAAGGTATTTACTCAACCGGTAAAGATTTGCTGAAATGGGATCAGTCGCTCGAACAAAATTTCATTCTTGCCGATTCAACTCTTAAAGAAGCTTACAAAAAAGGTACAACAGTAACCGGGGATACAATTCCTTATGGATTTGGATACCATCTACCAAAAGGCAAGAAAGAGCTGAAAGCCTATCATAATGGTGTATGGAATGGATTTACAAATGCATACAGAAAATATCACAAAGATTCTTTAACAATCATCCTATTGAGCAACAGCAGTTTTAGACGGATTACTCCTACAGTGAACGGCATAAAAAACATAATTAACTGATATATAACTAATTTAATAAATTCAAACCATACATCAGTGAACGATTTTACCCAATATTCTGATAAGGAACTAATCGTTTTAATCACAGAAAAAGGCGAAATAGATGCCTTTGGGATTCTTTATGACAGATATATTAAAACAATCTTTAATAAAGTGCTGATTACATTTGGGCATTTCCAGGACTCAGAAGATATTACTCACGATATTTTCCTGAAAATATTTCTTCGGCTCAAAACATTCAGGGGTGATTCGGATTTTTCTACATGGGTATATTCCCTGACCAATCATCATATTATTGATATTATCCGCTCAGCAAAGACAAAAAACAGCTTTGATTATGAAACAGATATGGCATCTTTCCCGGAAGAACCCGAAGATGAAGAAATTTTAACTATTGAAACAACCAAAATATTACGTCTGCTTGAACAACTTGATGCAGAAGATCGGATGATTTTGATGTTAAAATATAAAGATGAGA encodes:
- a CDS encoding DUF1573 domain-containing protein encodes the protein MKKITTFLNILLAGLFLIGFIHNESRAQSSDGPSFEFKAENNRIQLDTMYLNTMNDEVKLEIKFENKGDKPLIINKVNGCCGTRITEWTEKPVLPGKEGIIEVQFRVPPRPHQINRTVKAVSNDPEGAKTLYIKGLVKEQDDGSLNLGNNN
- a CDS encoding beta-lactamase family protein, which encodes MSKELYLAAVGLTLVFMLFGFNLSESNVPTMEKGHRVEENKEEEVKQGFKFNSISGASNENDTGLTRANLAKLNAYTEYLYRKSGFNGSILIGRHGYMVYKKHVGYSNLTYKTKPINDTSKFQLASLSKQFIAASIMLLYQQRKLNYEDPVTDYIDNFPYKKVTIRHLLHHTSGVPNYMWLAERKWKKETPPDNEEMIKMMCQYNLIPHFEPGTRYNYSNTGYMILAGIVENISHQSIRNFLDENFFSKIGMNNTYVHSFSDNPIHKFRKNSEYPGELIGFRWSYRRYIPIPPTVNDGVIGDKGIYSTGKDLLKWDQSLEQNFILADSTLKEAYKKGTTVTGDTIPYGFGYHLPKGKKELKAYHNGVWNGFTNAYRKYHKDSLTIILLSNSSFRRITPTVNGIKNIIN
- a CDS encoding RNA polymerase sigma factor, with the translated sequence MNDFTQYSDKELIVLITEKGEIDAFGILYDRYIKTIFNKVLITFGHFQDSEDITHDIFLKIFLRLKTFRGDSDFSTWVYSLTNHHIIDIIRSAKTKNSFDYETDMASFPEEPEDEEILTIETTKILRLLEQLDAEDRMILMLKYKDEMSLKGIMEVLEIKESAAKMRISRAKMKAYKIYKEQYKNIEV